One Sparus aurata chromosome 5, fSpaAur1.1, whole genome shotgun sequence genomic window carries:
- the letm2 gene encoding LETM1 domain-containing protein LETM2, mitochondrial yields MAVFSHQVLFAVTRSRGSYLLSKRQSCSSLSSKAYLHIDPPRHVSSSLTLRHSRYGYSHCYRGHALSRGHNSALLARSLHSSGAWLQDIKQEDTKASAAATQDASTGAKTDSVVAASQSQPPPAPAPAATSTTTAAAAPPVQERAVLKKPLYQRIVDELKHYYNGFRLLGIDINIAGRMVWRLLHGQLLSRRERRRLMRTCADLFRLVPFMVFIIVPFMEFLLPVFLKLFPEMLPSTFETESKKEEKQKKGLAAKLELAKFLQETIAEMARRNKAKAQTEDETQRFSTYVQKVRGTGEQPTTKDIVRFSKLFEDELTLEHLERPQLVALCKLLELQPIGTNNLLRFQLMMQLRTIKSDDEMIAAEGVAAMSVSELQAACRSRGMRSLGLTTDQLRQQLQQWLDLHLKENVPPSLLLLSRAMYLTDLKPKPPVIPPVPKLEKATPPPAENTGANTTSVSTDMLTDPALIIKDRPVEEMRDKAPVVSDKPLTPAEVLQAKAATEVSQKSKMSANGV; encoded by the exons ATGGCCGTCTTTAGTCACCAGGTGCTCTTTGCAGTCACAAGATCGAG GGGATCGTATTTGTTATCAAAGAGGCAAAGCtgctcctctctttcttccaaAGCCTATCTCCACATAGACCCTCCTCGTCACGTCTCGTCCTCGCTCACACTCAGGCACTCCCGCTATGGCTACTCTCACTGTTACAGAGGCCACGCCCTCAGCCGCGGCCACAACTCCGCCCTACTCGCTCGCTCTCTACACAGCTCAGGTGCTTGGCTCCAAGACATAAAGCAGGAGGACACTAAGGCCTCTGCAGCTGCAACCCAGGATGCTTCTACGGGAGCAAAAACGGACTCTGTGGTTGCTGCATCTCAGTCCCAACCTCCCCCAGCACCTGCTCCGGCggccacctccaccaccacagcGGCTGCAGCCCCTCCGGTGCAAGAGAGGGCGGTCTTGAAAAAACCTCTGTATCAAAGGATTGTGGATGAGTTGAAGCATTACTACAATGGCTTCCGGTTACTCGGCATCGACATCAACATTGCAGGCAGGATGGTGTGGAGGCTGCTTCATGGACAGCTGCTCTCAcgcagggagaggagaagg ctgatGAGAACCTGCGCTGACCTCTTCCGTCTGGTGCCCTTCATGGTCTTTATCATCGTTCCTTTCATGGAGTTCCTTCTTCCCGTCTTCCTCAAACTTTTCCCTGAGATGTTGCCTTCCACTTTTGAGACAGAGTCCAAAAAG gaggagaagcagaagaaagGTCTGGCGGCTAAGCTGGAACTGGCCAAGTTTCTCCAAGAGACCATTGCTGAGATGGCTCGAAGGAACAAAGCAAAAGCTCAGACAGAAGATGAGACGCAGCGCTTCTCCACATATGTGCAGAAG GTTCGGGGCACAGGTGAGCAGCCCACAACGAAGGACATCGTCCGGTTCTCAAAGCTGTTTGAGGATGAGCTGACCCTGGAGCACCTGGAGCGCCCCCAGCTCGTGGCTCTGTGTAAGCTGTTGGAGCTGCAGCCCATCGGCACAAACAACTTGCTGCGTTTTCAGCTGATGATGCAACTCAGAACCATCAAGTCAGATGATGAG ATGATTGCAGCAGAGGGTGTGGCAGCAATGAGTGTGTCAGAACTACAGGCAGCATGTCGTAGTCGAGGTATGAGGTCTCTTGGTCTCACCACTGACCAGCTacggcagcagctgcagcag TGGCTGGACCTGCACCTAAAGGAGAACGTTCCtccgtcactgctgctgctctccagaGCCATGTACCTGACTGACCTCAAACCAAAACCACCCGTCATCCCCCCTGTTCCCAAACTCGAG aaAGCTACTCCTCCTCCAGCGGAAAATACAGGAGCAAACACGACCTCAGTCAGTACTGACATGTTGACGGACCCTGCCCTCATCATCAAAGACAGACCG gtggaggagatgagagaCAAGGCTCCTGTGGTGTCCGACAAACCTCTGACTCCTGCGGAAGTCCTTCAG GCTAAAGCAGCAACAGAGGTCTCCCAGAAGAGCAAGATGAGTGCCAACGGCGTGTAA
- the LOC115581695 gene encoding zinc finger protein 709-like has product MSSVVCLREFVNERLTAAAEEIFGVFIKTIVEYEEEIDRQRRLLDIIWKPEIKLQRIELPQQHVCMEEEVLSDQQLCDQEDPEPPQIKEEQEELCISQEGEQLVLKLETDTFMLTPTYKEDDHSEPEPESDHQLLSDTFHVAASQGQTGVKLEDSGSTSDTEPESKERGSDIHCNTHTGIRAFKCGICGKVFKFKSRLNVHLRTHTGEKPYCCDTCGKRFSQSSSLNTHLRLHTEERPYSCKTCGKSFRRSYGLIVHRRSHTGEKPHSCKICGKDFPFGSNLEIHMRTHTGEKPYLCRICGKQFSQLSIMKNHTRTHTGEKPYSCKTCGDEFRRSHALKIHMTVHTGEKPYPCKICGKDFRVRGHLKLHMRRIHTGEKPYLCKTCGKRFSDISALKRHMMFHTGEKPYSCDTCGKRFYQKADLIIHIRSHTGEKPYPCKTCGKEFTRSSALTVHTRRAHTGEKQNHDTMSSVECLREFVNERLTAAAEEIFRVFKQTVVEYEKEIDRQRRLLDSVWKPHIRSYMTEVPQKHVCQEEEVLADQQICDQERNSSLDQQDPEPPQIKEEQEELCISQEGEQLVVKLETDTLKLIPPYDETDHSEPESESDHQLPLNSHVAESEDQKGGENGDTGSTRYLEQEPKDRCLISDCDSNSRDRTDSTEIHCNANTGKKSFRCDACGKTFQYKSKWSVHLRSHTGEKPYFCEYCGKRFSHSSSLNAHVRLHTGEKPYSCKICGKGFRLNSGLLVHTRTHTGEKPYSCKTCGKDFPFGRELRVHMRTHTGDKPYLCQICGKTFNQKSELKNHARIHTGEKPYCCTTCGKRFSQLSSLNVHMRLHTGEKPYSCETCGKVFRVSGHLTIHKRRAHTGEKPYPCKICGKRYFDASHLAKHIRSHTGN; this is encoded by the exons ATGTCGTCagttgtgtgtttgagagagtttgtcaacgagcgactaactgctgctgctgaagaaatattcggAGTTTTTATTAAAACTATCGTCGAGTATGAGGAAGAGATCGACCGTCAGCGCAGACTGCTGGATATCATTTGGAAACCTGAAATAAAGTTACAAAGGATAG agctcccacagcaacatgtctgtatggaggaggaggttctctctgaccagcagctctgtgaccaagaggacccagagcctccacagattaaagaggaacaggaggaactctgtatcagtcaggagggagagcagcttgtactgaagctGGAGACCGATACGTTTATGTTGACTCCTACATATAAGGAAGATGACCACAGTGAGCCTGAACCTgaaagtgaccaccagctcctctctgatACCTTTCATGTAGCTGCGAGTCAAGGTCAGACAGGAGTCAAGCTTGAAGACTCAGGATCAACCAGTGATACGGAGCCAGAATCAAAAGAAAGAGGGTCGGACATTCACTGTAATACTCACACTGGCATAAGAGCTTTCAAATGTGGCATATGTGGGAAGGTTTTCAAGTTTAAATCCAGATTGAATGTACAcctgagaacccacacaggtgagaagccatatTGTTGTGACACCTGTGGAAAAAGATTCAGTCAGTCGTCATCGCTGAATACCCATTTAAGACTGCACACAGAGGAGAGGCcatattcttgcaaaacatgtggtaAAAGTTTCAGACGTAGTTATGGGTTGATAGTCCACAGGAGGagccacacaggtgagaagccgcaTTCGTGCAAAATTTGTGGGAAAGATTTTCCATTTGGCAGTAATTTGGAAattcacatgagaacccacacaggtgagaagccgtaccTTTGCCGAATATGCGGGAAACAATTCAGTCAGTTATCCATAATGAAAAATCATACGAGAACCCACACGGGTGAGAAGCCTTACtcttgtaaaacatgtggagATGAGTTCAGACGTAGTCATGCCTTGAAAATCCACATGACAGTGCACACAGGCGAGAAGCCGTATCCTTGCAAAATatgtgggaaagatttcagAGTGCGTGGACACTTGAAGCTCCACATGAGAAGAATCCACACTGGCGAGAAGCCGTACCTCTGCAAGACCTGTGGGAAAAGATTCAGTgacatttcagctttaaaaagacaTATGATGTTTCACACGGGAGAGAAGCCGTATTCCTGCGACACCTGTGGGAAAAGATTTTATCAAAAAGCAGATTTGATCATTCATATTAGATCCCACACGGGTGAGAAGCCGTATCcctgcaaaacatgtgggaaagaaTTCACACGTAGTAGTGCCTTGACAGTCCACACAAGAAGAGCCCACACGGGTGAGAAGCAGAATCATG ACACGATGTCTTCTGTTGAgtgtttgagagagtttgtcaacgagcgactaactgctgctgctgaagaaatattcagagtttttaagcAAACTGTCGTCGAGTACGAGAAAGAGATTGACCGTCAGCGCAGACTGCTGGACAGCGTTTGGAAACCTCACATAAGGTCTTACATGACAG AAGtcccacagaaacatgtgtgtcaggaggaggaggttctggctgaccagcagaTCTGtgaccaggagaggaactccagtctggaccaacaggacccagagcctccacagattaaagaggaacaagaggaactCTGTatcagtcaggagggagagcagcttgtagtGAAGCTGGAGACTGATACCTTAAAGTTGATTCCTCCTTATGATGAAACTGACCACAGCGAACCTGAATCAgaaagtgaccaccagctccctctgaactctcatgtagctgagagcgaAGATCAGAAAGGAGGCGAGAATGGAGACACAGGATCAACTAGATATTTAGAGCAAGAACCAAAGGACAGGTGTCTCATAAGCGATTGCGACAGTAATAGTAGAGACAGAACGGACAGTACAGAGATTCACTGTAATGCTAACACAGGTAAAAAGTCTTTCAGATGTGATGCTTGTGGAAAGACTTTTCAGTACAAGTCCAAATGGAGTGTACACTTGAGAAGCCACACAGGCGAGAAGCCGTATTTTTGCGAGTACTGTGGAAAAAGATTCAGTCATTCATCATCATTGAACGCCCATGTAAGACTCCACACAGGCGAGAAGCCATACTCTTGCAAAATATGCGGGAAAGGTTTCAGACTTAATAGTGGCTTGTTGGtccacacaagaacacacacaggtgagaagccgtattcttgcaagACATGCGGGAAAGATTTCCCATTTGGCAGAGAATTGCGagtccacatgagaacccacacaggtgataAACCGTACCTTTGCCAGATCTGTGggaaaacatttaatcaaaaatcAGAACTGAAAAATCATGcaagaatccacacaggtgagaagccatatTGTTGCACCACCTGTGGGAAAAGATTCAGTCAGCTGTCATCGCTGAATGTCCATATGAGactccacacaggtgagaagccgtattcttgcgAAACATGTGGGAAAGTGTTCAGAGTGAGCGGTCACTTGACAATCCACAAAAGAAGAGCTCACACTGGTGAGAAGCCGTACCCTTGCAAGATCTGCGGGAAAAGATACTTTGATGCTTCTCATTTGGCAAAGCATATAAGATCTCATACAGGCAACTAG